One part of the Novipirellula aureliae genome encodes these proteins:
- the proS gene encoding proline--tRNA ligase, whose amino-acid sequence MAKAAQTAIKPTRSEDYPEWYQQVIKAADLAENSPVRGCMVIKPWGYSLWENMQRALDDMFKATGHSNAYFPLLIPMSYLEKEAEHVEGFAKECAVVTHHRLEPDPNGGLRPAGKLEEPLIIRPTSETIIGATYAKWVQSYRDLPILINQWANVMRWEMRTRMFLRTAEFLWQEGHTVHATSQEAIEETERMVNVYADFAENWMAMPVIIGSKTPAERFPGAIETLSIEAMMQDRKALQAGTSHFLGQNFSKAQEIVFQAENGEREFAWTTSWGVSTRLVGALIMTHSDDDGFVLPPRLAPTQIVILPIYRDQSQRAEVIEYVESLRKELSEQTYAGSSVRIEIDDRDMRGGEKKWYHVKRGVPIRVEVGPKDIEKNAVFVGRRDQAKSFGISRSEFVTSIDKILTEMQQSLFDRALELREKNTVEITNEKDFRDFFTPKNEDQPEVHGGFANCFFSSEEQLDSLLKELKVTIRCIPRDADEQTGTCFLTGEKTTQKAIFAKAY is encoded by the coding sequence ATGGCAAAAGCAGCCCAAACCGCGATCAAACCTACTCGCAGTGAAGATTACCCCGAGTGGTACCAGCAGGTGATCAAAGCCGCTGACCTCGCAGAAAACTCACCCGTTCGCGGTTGTATGGTGATCAAGCCGTGGGGTTATAGTTTGTGGGAGAACATGCAGCGGGCGCTTGATGACATGTTCAAAGCGACCGGGCACAGTAACGCCTACTTTCCGCTGCTGATTCCAATGAGTTATTTGGAAAAAGAAGCCGAGCATGTCGAGGGATTTGCCAAAGAATGTGCAGTCGTCACCCATCATCGTTTGGAGCCTGACCCCAACGGCGGTTTACGGCCTGCGGGTAAACTCGAAGAGCCGCTTATTATTCGCCCGACAAGTGAAACGATCATTGGAGCGACTTATGCAAAGTGGGTGCAGAGTTATCGCGACTTGCCGATTTTGATCAATCAGTGGGCCAACGTGATGCGTTGGGAGATGCGTACGCGGATGTTTTTGCGTACGGCGGAATTTTTATGGCAAGAAGGTCATACCGTTCATGCGACGAGCCAAGAGGCGATCGAAGAAACCGAGCGGATGGTTAACGTCTATGCAGACTTTGCCGAAAATTGGATGGCGATGCCAGTGATTATCGGCAGCAAGACGCCGGCCGAGCGTTTTCCGGGGGCTATCGAAACGTTGTCGATCGAGGCGATGATGCAAGACCGCAAGGCATTGCAAGCGGGGACCAGCCACTTTCTTGGTCAAAACTTTTCCAAGGCTCAAGAGATCGTCTTCCAAGCGGAAAATGGTGAACGTGAATTCGCTTGGACGACGAGCTGGGGGGTTTCAACTCGATTGGTCGGAGCCCTGATCATGACGCATAGTGATGACGATGGTTTTGTCCTTCCGCCACGGTTGGCACCAACGCAAATTGTCATCTTGCCGATCTACCGAGATCAATCACAGCGAGCCGAGGTGATCGAGTACGTCGAATCCCTGCGCAAAGAATTGAGCGAGCAAACGTATGCGGGCAGTTCGGTTCGCATCGAAATCGACGACCGCGATATGCGTGGTGGCGAAAAGAAATGGTACCACGTTAAACGGGGCGTTCCGATTCGCGTCGAAGTTGGGCCAAAGGATATCGAGAAAAACGCGGTTTTTGTTGGACGGCGTGATCAAGCGAAAAGCTTTGGGATCTCACGCAGCGAATTTGTTACATCGATCGACAAAATTCTTACCGAAATGCAGCAAAGCCTATTCGACCGAGCGTTAGAGCTTCGCGAGAAGAATACAGTCGAAATCACAAATGAAAAGGATTTTCGAGATTTCTTTACACCAAAGAATGAAGATCAACCAGAGGTTCACGGCGGCTTCGCGAACTGTTTCTTCTCAAGTGAAGAACAACTCGATTCGCTGCTTAAGGAACTCAAAGTGACGATTCGCTGTATCCCGAGGGATGCCGACGAGCAGACCGGAACATGTTTTCTGACAGGCGAAAAAACGACTCAAAAAGCGATCTTTGCAAAAGCATATTGA